CGCCTAAACCGCATGTCTTTCTTGGCAGATGTCTGAGTTTCAGCCATCCTGTTCGTCATTGGATTCCCAGCAGAATTCTGTCTCCAATCTGAAATTACCAGTGTTGGAACAAGCTAATCAGCCACAATAGTTTGAGCTCATTACCACCAAACAAAATTAACTCATTGAATAACACAACCCCCAGCATTTAATTTCAActcccaaaataaatttcaagtcAAAATATTCTTCCAGTGCACTTTTAAAGCAAGCACAATTACCAAACAGAAAACAAATGGGATTAATAACTAGGGTATACCATCTATATTGTTTTTCTGCTTGACAACTGGAGCTGGGGCCGCCTCCAACAGAACATCTGAAGACAAGACTCGAGAAACTGGTGGGCGTTTAAGCATTGAATTATCAAGCTCATTGGATACAATAGATGATAGCCTgccaaaaaggaaagaaagaatgcAAATATTTGAAATCTGGAGGGAAGAATAATGCTCTACTTCTATAAATTTACAAGTCTTCATGAAAACAGTACATTATGACCATTCAAATGTCAAAACCTCacttaaaacaaattataaagaTCATCACAGTACCATTatgaatttttgttattaaaccAAATCTTGTCTCAACAATGCGACACAGCAAAGCTGTTGAACTTGTATCACATAACTAACTCCTAGGTATTATATAAGATACTTAAGATAACTTAAATCAGTTATAAAAGTAGACGAGACTTAGATGTTTAACATGAAATAAGAGCTTACTAGAAATAGCAGGAAAGCAAATCCAtccattttgttttaaaaggaatttaaaTCCGCTAGTGAGTAGGTACACAGCCACAAACTAGACATTGCCTGACTTCCCAACTCTTGAGGCTAATACTTCTCATGGAATACCACCTTAGGAGGCATTTGAAAGTCTAAAGAAAATGCCAATCCAATGTTTTCcataaaatgaaatgagttcGCTTCATTTTCCAATTTATCTGAAATGGAGATAAATTTGCATTCTGTCTAggatcattttaaaatttcaagtagtgaaatcaattattatttttcctttcatcattttttgaagtATCTTCAATTCTTTGCAATAACtcaattatcaaatataaaccAACTCCATTCAGGAGGATGAATGTCAGCCTTCAAAGGACATGAaatacaaaatcaatcaaaaacaCATCCATAGCATCTTCAAAATGTCCCCTTAACTGGGCAATATTTCATGGTTCTCTGACTCCATCCAGTAGGCAGTCAGATACCCTACATGCCTATAAGAACAAGTAGGGTTGGATTCAAGGAAAACCTTCATATTTTTCCTAGATCCTATGAAGTAACAAAGCAAGAATAGTAATACCCTAGTTTGAAACACTTTCAAACATGCAAATATCCCCCACTTCAATGTAATGATACCTCTAGACTAGAAAAATGATAACAAACCTCATCTTATTCAGGGTATCACAACTGTTTCAAAATAATCTTGCAGTGCAATAAAGCAGAAAAAGACCTACCTTTCATTAGAAACATCATCTTGGCATGCTTTATCTAATCCAATGTCATGGTTGTATAAGCCTGCATTTCCACCTACACCATTAAAATGTGCTTTCAAATATATAGTAAACCCAAAATAATATCAGTAATGAAAATGGGGAACGTTTGACAAATTACCAGCATTGCTCAGTGATGTATGCCTGCTATGGGCATTTACTAGCAGCTCCCCATGATCCATGGCATCTTCAGCTTGCTCAGATAAGTTACCTTCAATCTCTGAAACTGACCGGCTCATTTCCGTTCTGCTTTTGGACCCACGCTTCTTCCCTTTCTTTCCCTCCAGCTCTGAGAATTCTTTGCCCATTGATGAATTCCCAATCGAGCTAGAGTCCACAAAACCAATCTGAGAAGTCTCTAGTGTGCTTGAAAATAATGGCTGTTCTCCTAATGCTCCAGAATTAGATCTAAGGGGAAATCTTTCCCTGTTTTCCAAATTGTTAAATTGCTCATTCGCATAAACATTAAGTAAATGATTTTGCCGCAAGTTGCTTGAATTGGAATTTGGGGACCCTTCTGTTAATGTGTTGTTTAGACTGACTATTTGATCTGGTAGAAGATTAGGAGGAAGATTTGAAGAACTTGACTCAGGAAATAGTCCAAACGAATCCCGACTTTTATAAGATGATATAGAATGTTGATGGTCCACTTCTGATGACTGTGTAGATTGAAGATTCAGTTTTTGGTGGAGCATGTCCATCAAAACTCTCTTTGATTTTTCCTCATCATCTCCAGCCAAAGCCCATAAACTTGAATCTGTAGAAGCTACAGAAACTTCAGGCTCCATCTTCCGTCGCTCAACTTCAAAATGTAATTGTTTCATCCCTGGTTCTAGCCAACAATTTTCTGACCGCCCATTGTTCCTGGAGCGGGACTCAATTGCATCTGGATGAGAAGCATGTAACCAGTCTGAAACTTGGTGGTGTTGAGATGGGATACCAGAAGAGAAAGAACCCATGGGGTCAATGGAATGCATATAAGGATGCCGATCTTGAATGTCTAGACCTTGAAAACGAGCATTTACATTATCCAAGTTCATCCCAGGAGCACCAGAAGGCATCGGCCTCTCAAATGCAACAGAAGTAGGCTCATAAAACCCTCGTTGTAGTTGCTCCTGTACAGCAAGATTCCGTTTAAGTTGGCTTAGTTGTTCTTCATGGGAGGAAAGCCTCTGCTGTTGCTGGTAAAATTCTAAAGGGTTCAACCCTGCCAACTGAGCTTGGTGACGGCCAGCAGAAGTCCTGATGAATTGATCAGCTTCATCAACTGGCCAGAGCCCACCAGCACGCCTCTCTCCCTCAATCCCCATCTGCTGCCTCAATGCCAGAGATAACTGCCTTGCATGCAACTGTTCTTGGTGAAAACGAAGCTGCTGTTCTGAAGGGAATGCATTCCCATGCTTCACCTGTGATATGAGCTCCAATAAATCATTTGGTCGTCCTCTATGTGCATTCTGACCAATCTTTGCTTGAATGATCTGTTCTAGAGATGGATCCAGGTGCCTTGAAGCAAACGAATTCTGCTGCAATTCATGGAGAAGGCCTTTCCTCAACAAAGCCTGATCAAGCATGTTGTCTCCCATAAGGTCCATCTTTGACTGCCCAAAACCCGGATCAGACATGTGATGATGCCGCAACTGTTCAAGAAGCAATTGTTGAATATGAGACTGCTgcagctgctgctgctgctgctgctgctgcaatTTCATTTGGTGGTGATGAAGCTGCTGTTGATGAAACTGATGTCGTTGATGAAGCTCAAACTCTCGCTGATGTTGTAACTTAAGCTCCAAAAGATGTTCCATATCTTGTGCTGGATGGTGGACTGACTGTTGGAGAACAGGGTTCTTGCTCTGACTAAAAGAAAAACCAGGAAATTGCTCCACACCTGATCCAATAAAATGAGATGTGGGATGAGGAGATGGACGGTTCTGTGGTTGAAGTTGTTCCTTTTGCAACTTTTGTGGCATCAGGTGCTCTGCCAAGTCATAGCCACTGAATTCTTGCTCCATGCGAGATAAATGCCGGGCATCTATGGCACCTTGATGAACACTGGAGTTAGAACATATATTTCTTCTATAATCATCAGACCATGTCTCTGCAACAAGAGATTGATCAGACACAGCACCTAATGAACTCTGTCTGGGCAACAGGGCATCTCTCTCATGCAAGGTATCTATAAAGTGACTCTGATCACCTATATTTGAAGGTAAATTTGATGACTGACTAGACCTCATGTGGGAGCCTCTGAGCTCAGACATTAACAGACCAAAGGGATGCAACTTATCATCATTATCCATAGACACACCAGTTTCTGCAAATTCATTTGCGAAAGATGGGCGGCTGCTCAAATCAGGAAATGAACCATGAACATTAGCAGAGAGTTTCCTCATATTGCCACTGCTAGTTGCAGACTCTCCAAGAAAGGCGACTTCTAtatgagagaaaagaaaaacattcagGTAGTAATATAAAAGAACACATGCATGCACATGTACATACATTTAATAAATGGCCAGCATAATCAAACAGAGTAACTCACTCTCATCAAGTGCAACAAAATTTTGGAAGCCTTGATCTTCAGTATACTGGGGTTCAACAGGACACTCCTGTTTAGGTATTCTTGGCTGAACATAAACACCTGAGCTATCCTCAAATACAGAAGATTCCCACTGCTGATCATTCAAGACAGCTGAAACCTTGGCTGAAGCAAGGTCAGGAATACTCTCTCCCAATCCATCTCCAAAAGCATCAGATTTTTCTGACTTGGTAACTAGATCAGAGCTGGAGGCAGACCTAGCTTTATTTTTCAGATGTGGCATGATCTCGCCAAGTTCTTGAAAAGGAGACCCATCAGGAGCATCTGACAATCGTACAGGTAAGTCAGCTCCAAAAAATCCTTGCTCAAACCATGAAATGATGTCAATTCCCAGAAAAGGTCCCTGAGTTACCCCTTGAGGATCACAATAACATAAACTTAACTCCTCAGGTGGGATAGTCCTTTCTAATGAGAAGGCCACATTATTGCCCTTTAAAAGGTCCTGGTTGCTACTAGAAATTTTCTCTATAGAAGAGAAGTCAAATAAAGAACTTGAATCATCAGGAAGCTGGGTACTGATTTCAGAAGACAAAGCTGCCTCAGTGTGTTTCAACTTCAAGTGTTTTGGAGCAGAATCTGTCCACTGCTGATTTTGAAGAGGCTTCAGTTCATTATGTCCAGTACTGTCAAGCTCCCTCAAACTGCTGAAATCATATCTATTTGAAACTGCAGGAGTCAAATCATCAGTCACTGCCACACCAATTGGGGACACAAAATCCTGTTCACCTTCTTTATGTGGATCTcctggaagaaaaaaaagatgaatgGAATTTTTAACCTATCATACTTTCAACTcaagaaaaccaaaattacCAGAGGCTATAGCTTTTTCTTACCCTCAGCTATATCCATCTGGAAACAATGAATATCTAAGATGTCGGCAACATTACCTTGATATGCTTGATCATCAGCAGTCTTTCCCAAAGATTCATAATCAAATTCAGTATTATTCAAGGAAACCTGTTTCCCTTCAGTCAGTGTTAAGTCACCAAtgcctgaaaaaaaaaaggaaaacacccTCTAGATGAGAAAAAAACCGTATCcatttaatctttttctttttcgttcttttttgttttttgtttttaatagacAAACAAGAATATATTAGACATGTCAATCAAAATGAGGGGAGCATGCCCCAAGTACATGGAAGGTATACAAAAGATGCCTAAGAACTATCAATTCAAAATTAGACAGGGCACAAAGAGATAGAAACTGCTATTACCTGTAAGGTTTTCATCTGATCCCACATTCTTCTCTCTAAATGAGCTGTAGAATACTCCACTGGTAGTGATTTTTCCCTTCCATATATCTCCAAGAACAGCCTGCAACCATCAGAAAATCAATCTTAAAGTAGCAACTAGTTGCGAAAAGCATCATCAGAAAATCTTCAAAAGAAGGGgtaaaaaaacacacacacacatatgcaGGCATATATCTAGTACCTCTTCATCAGAATCAGGCGCCACAAAAGCCAATGGCCCAATTGAGTCTACTTGTGTTATTGAGGGCACTTGCTCCATCTCAACAGGTATGGTATCAAAAGCAGGAACTGTATTTTGCTTGCGGTAAATGTCCAGAAGCTTTCCCCTTGGGTAACAATACGCAGATTTCCCAAATACATTGTCATTCTTATCTCCCGGAACAAAACCACTAGAACCAGCAGAAAGAGGCCTGCCAATTTGTAGACGTCCACTAGCATTTGGCTTTCCTCGTCCAGGAGCAAATCGCACATTTGAACCCTCCACTCGTCCTCTCTCCAATCCAAATCCTGGTGCAGTACGATATGTAGCTGATCCACCTACATGAACTTCCATACGATGCCGTGGTCTCCATTTATCACGTGAATCATTGTCACGCTCTGCGGCTGTGCGGTTGGCACTAAAAGATTGCTTGTCAACATGAGGGTCTTCCTTTTCCACATCTGTCCTCTTCTCAGTTCGAGAATCCTTCTCTTTATCTTCAGGACCCCACCTTGATGACCACTTGTTATCTCTCCGAGGTTCATGCACAGAACTACGGTTATTATCATGCCAGCGATCAGAAGAAGTTAAAGCTCTACTCTCAGCAGTTTCTCTTGTAGGAATGGCATCAGCACGACGTTCTTCTTTTCTGCGATCTCGTCTACCAAGTAAGCCTGTTTCTCTCTCCTCTTCACGCCAGCGACGACTGCTTTCAATGTCAGCAGCAGTCCTCCTCCAGTCTTTCTTGTCCTGAGATCCATCTAAACGCCAGCCATCTTTCTGATTGGGATCAGTAGAGTTTCCATGGGGTATAGGGTTTGGTGCTCGCGTTTCCTGCCATTTTTTGGTTTTGGACGGAAGGGGAAGCAACGCATTATAAAAGTTCTATTAGATAAGCAGACAAGAAATGAATGATGTTGCATGCTGCAGAAAGCTTGGGATATAAAAAAGATTCATGGCAACATGAGGCTAACCAGTTTGCTTCATAGGGTTGGCTCACTATTCAAGAAATGGAaatcataaagaaataaaaagaaaggaatacaGCATCAGGAACTTTCATAATCAATGCACTTCCAGTGTTTGTTCATGTATAAGAAGACTATTAACTGACACTACAGAATTGCGTCAACAATGGGAAGCATACAACTAAAGGCTCTTGTAAAATATTGAAGTTAATAGTATTAATTTCACACTGAATAACAAGAATATGGTGTATCAAAAGGTATGCACCAAAAGATTGCAACTCCTCAAAGCACATCTGCCATGCAACCAAACTTAGACATATATTTCTACTGAAATTTAATGATTGagaggaggagagagagagagagagatgttaACTAAAAGTTCACAGATGACATTAGTAAACAGTAAGAATCACAGCAACCAAGGCTAatagaattatttgaaaataatagaTTAACATCCATTTTTTGGAGAAGAAATAATGGACTAGCATTAAGGCCTTAATAAGGGAAAAATGCTCAGAAAGAAGCCTGTTCCATTGTACAAACTGCTTGCATATGCTCATGTGTGCTCAAGCACAGATGATAGCCCAGTCAAACCTTGGCAATCCACATCCAAAATGCACCAGAACTCATTTCCAATGAAATTCCAGTCAAATTATTCCCCTGATTCACCAATGTAATAGCTTCAACATATACTTCTGACTGCGTTGAATTAtcttaaataatatgatttagaaTTTTGTAACTCAAATTCTCAACGTTTCTACTCAGATGTGGTTAAACCTTAGATTAGTTATTGGGTGTgtgggggtggggggggggagagagagaatgtgctttttatataagattattttacctctttttcccttttgtgCTCAACTTCTAACTTTATcgtatattttaaacaattaatataataattttttcaagaaaaaaaaattttgaatttggtttttcttaaaaattatgaaaaataactaAAGATGTGTTATCATTGTATTGTTATACTTTGTATCGTATCGTGTATCGTATATGTCTTGTAAGATACAATTAAGGTATGACACATATTGTGATACATATCAatgttcataaaaaatatatcatattgtGCATCATAAGTTCTTAACAACTATGGTACAAGATTACctatcccaaaaaaaaagggggggaacAACTATGGTACAAGGCACAAGGCCTATCTAGGGTGCACAAGTCTCCTAAGGCTTAGGCTTCAAAGCAATCCAAGGTGCACACTTGAGCAAAGTAAGGCACAACCTAGGTGCATGTCAATTgtataaaatatgatccaaaaaatttaaccctataaatttcaatttcaatgtaaaattagaaattttaagaacaaaaatgttaaagaaaaaataaaaaaaaaatgaggagtgCCTCTTGAACAAGGCACAATAGCTAGGAAGTTGTTGTGCCTTAGGCGCACTTAGGCTTGCCTTTAACAACTAATGCAATCTCAGtgagaaaattcattaaaaaaatgcaagatAGTTTCAtgggaaaatatagaaaatcatttaaatatattttacctGAAGTTGCAAGACAAGGATTGCTATGGTATGTCATATAACATTATAGAATTTATTGGATGGCCAGAGAGAACAGTGAGATTGGCCTgtgttatttttaaatgggaatTGCAAAGGTGTGTCGTGTGACACAACAGAATATATGGAGATGGTCCCATTGGACGGTTAAAAAGGGAATCAAAAGGTccaaaaactataaaattaaaagaaaaaaaaaatcaagagaaattgAAAGGCTTGCCTTGAGCTAGAAGTAGTGCCTCTTACTTGATGTAAAGCAAGGCTCACAATGTGTGCCTTGCTGTcctttgtacacttttgtggtTAGGCACCCTTTTACAACTATGAGTTGGTAAGGCAAATCTTGTTACAGAAAGTTGGATTCATCAAACCAGACAAAGTGTCCCCAAAAGATCAATAAACAAATACATTATTAAAATCACATTAATGGCAAAATAGAATACCCATCCATACACATGCACACacaaacaaaatcatttttaaattaccCACCTTTTTGCTAAATTTTTTATGCATCAAGGAGtgtaaaataaatggaaaaaaatgcacTTGCAAAAATAACATGGTGTCAACATAAATTCAGTTAAAGATATGCCAACAACATGCGGTCCTGCAAAATACAATGCCACGGTTGTTTAAGAAGATGAGGAAGGATGGCAATAAAAGGATTGGAGAAAACAAGCCATACTTGCAGAGAAATAACTTTAACTAAGACATTAATCAAGTTCCTATAAACCAGCCTATCTTCCACCACTTTTTCCAATGCAGAATGAAGAGATTGAAAATAGCTTGATAGGTCCATACCCCTGATGTGCCACCAATCAATATCTTTGCCTCGACTGGCTTGGCATAAAGCCACTGTGGGGACAGAGGTATGCTACTCTCTGATGTTGCTTGATCTGCATTTGtaaccaaaaaataaagaataacagTGATTATATTAGGATTCACTTCCTTTTAGAAGCACATAATGAGTGCACATGCAAATgagaaagtttaaaaaaaaaaatgcatatcgTTTAAAGTCGGCATAAGGCTTTTACGAGTTAAGTAGCAGTGAACATATAGACTAGAAACTTTAGATGCAAAATAACCACCTTTCAACCCATCAAGTAGTCCCATAAGCACCTTCCCATCACCCTTTCCTCCCAATACTTCATCTACATTGCACAAGACCCAATTAGAAACTGGGATCATTTGGTTCTGAAATTGCCTACAAGTTGATTCAAAAGCAAGGGCCCACAGGAATGTGTTCATAGAATATCATAAGAgcaatattttcataacaaattttaagaaaatgtaaCTGGTTGAAGAATTTGGGCCTATTAAAAATTCAACAATTCCATTCCGTCCATAAACCCCAACACAAAGAAAGGATGCAATTTTCCAGAAAATGGAGTTCCAAGCTAGTTGCTTCTTGTGAAGTATGGAAGAAAATTAAACTTTCCCCTGCGTTTTTACTTATAAGTCTGACCCTCCAGCAGCCAGAACAGAGGGTCCCTCACAGAAAAAGGGCAACAACCAGGAGTCAAGCTACATGACACAAACATTTTTATCCAATGCATTCAATGATTACTCATTAACcaaataataagaataacaaaattaaagtcATGATTTTACAtgaatgcaaagaaaaaatatgtagAATCAGCAGAGCTCTTGCTTTAGAGTACTATGGtgtgaaaaaggaaataaggaaGAATTATGGCAGCACCTCCAAAATATCCATCACTTACAGATTTAACATCAACATTTAAAGCCTAAAACCAATACCCACCTAGAATCACTGAAATTCAGCCAAACACATTTAAAACTGAATCTTCTAGTAGAAGCAGGCAAGAAAATTTATGGCATCAACTAAAAGCACATAAAATTAAGGAGATTTTTATCTAAAGTACCGTGAAAACATACAAGTCAAATCGAACAAATATTATCCGCAATACAAGATCTGCAAAACCCTAAAACAGGGAACCACATATCCAATCGACAAAACAATTTCACCTTATAACTCGCACTAGTGTGCCCACTAAAAAAACCCTATCAGACGATCACAACTACCAACACAACAGCAGGGGGGAAAACCTAATAACAATAAAACAGGTAATAAAATCTTTCAACCATCGAGAATTACAGATATCAGACACTGCAGATCGAGTGGATATAACTTGATAGTAACCATATATGGAAGGGACCACAAAATCAAGAACCCACGTAACAATGCCAAAAGAAAAGGCACATAAGAATTCAAAGCCCTAAGAATACCTTTGTCGGTCCAGTGTTCATC
Above is a genomic segment from Vitis riparia cultivar Riparia Gloire de Montpellier isolate 1030 chromosome 14, EGFV_Vit.rip_1.0, whole genome shotgun sequence containing:
- the LOC117929866 gene encoding uncharacterized protein LOC117929866 isoform X2, encoding MADGTIDFPDDLLSTKAPDEHWTDKDEVLGGKGDGKVLMGLLDGLKDQATSESSIPLSPQWLYAKPVEAKILIGGTSGETRAPNPIPHGNSTDPNQKDGWRLDGSQDKKDWRRTAADIESSRRWREEERETGLLGRRDRRKEERRADAIPTRETAESRALTSSDRWHDNNRSSVHEPRRDNKWSSRWGPEDKEKDSRTEKRTDVEKEDPHVDKQSFSANRTAAERDNDSRDKWRPRHRMEVHVGGSATYRTAPGFGLERGRVEGSNVRFAPGRGKPNASGRLQIGRPLSAGSSGFVPGDKNDNVFGKSAYCYPRGKLLDIYRKQNTVPAFDTIPVEMEQVPSITQVDSIGPLAFVAPDSDEEAVLGDIWKGKITTSGVFYSSFREKNVGSDENLTGIGDLTLTEGKQVSLNNTEFDYESLGKTADDQAYQGDPHKEGEQDFVSPIGVAVTDDLTPAVSNRYDFSSLRELDSTGHNELKPLQNQQWTDSAPKHLKLKHTEAALSSEISTQLPDDSSSLFDFSSIEKISSSNQDLLKGNNVAFSLERTIPPEELSLCYCDPQGVTQGPFLGIDIISWFEQGFFGADLPVRLSDAPDGSPFQELGEIMPHLKNKARSASSSDLVTKSEKSDAFGDGLGESIPDLASAKVSAVLNDQQWESSVFEDSSGVYVQPRIPKQECPVEPQYTEDQGFQNFVALDEKVAFLGESATSSGNMRKLSANVHGSFPDLSSRPSFANEFAETGVSMDNDDKLHPFGLLMSELRGSHMRSSQSSNLPSNIGDQSHFIDTLHERDALLPRQSSLGAVSDQSLVAETWSDDYRRNICSNSSVHQGAIDARHLSRMEQEFSGYDLAEHLMPQKLQKEQLQPQNRPSPHPTSHFIGSGVEQFPGFSFSQSKNPVLQQSVHHPAQDMEHLLELKLQHQREFELHQRHQFHQQQLHHHQMKLQQQQQQQQLQQSHIQQLLLEQLRHHHMSDPGFGQSKMDLMGDNMLDQALLRKGLLHELQQNSFASRHLDPSLEQIIQAKIGQNAHRGRPNDLLELISQVKHGNAFPSEQQLRFHQEQLHARQLSLALRQQMGIEGERRAGGLWPVDEADQFIRTSAGRHQAQLAGLNPLEFYQQQQRLSSHEEQLSQLKRNLAVQEQLQRGFYEPTSVAFERPMPSGAPGMNLDNVNARFQGLDIQDRHPYMHSIDPMGSFSSGIPSQHHQVSDWLHASHPDAIESRSRNNGRSENCWLEPGMKQLHFEVERRKMEPEVSVASTDSSLWALAGDDEEKSKRVLMDMLHQKLNLQSTQSSEVDHQHSISSYKSRDSFGLFPESSSSNLPPNLLPDQIVSLNNTLTEGSPNSNSSNLRQNHLLNVYANEQFNNLENRERFPLRSNSGALGEQPLFSSTLETSQIGFVDSSSIGNSSMGKEFSELEGKKGKKRGSKSRTEMSRSVSEIEGNLSEQAEDAMDHGELLVNAHSRHTSLSNAGLYNHDIGLDKACQDDVSNERLSSIVSNELDNSMLKRPPVSRVLSSDVLLEAAPAPVVKQKNNIDDWRQNSAGNPMTNRMAETQTSAKKDMRFRRTSSCTDAAVSETSFIDMLKKPVPEADATNGAALESSDCSVQSGRSGKKKGKKGRQLDPALLGFKVSSNRILMGEIQRLED